In Falco cherrug isolate bFalChe1 chromosome 2, bFalChe1.pri, whole genome shotgun sequence, the following are encoded in one genomic region:
- the ZBTB11 gene encoding zinc finger and BTB domain-containing protein 11 isoform X2 codes for MSSEESYLAILRYLTNEREPYAPGTEGNAKRKIRKAAACYVVRGGTLYYQRRQRDQQRFAELEVVLQAERRARLIRAAHLAPDGAHRTRLQTWQGLSQKYWWRGILKQVKDYIKECSKCQEKLDRSRSLSDPSEMLEELGLDAKSHEDSNETDDELNNATSIPAASPKPVKKKPIAKHELVFVDSKGLVKQSSSKHCLSVLNQLNQQRLSNQFCDVTLLIEGEEYKAHKSVLAANSEYFRELFIEKGAVSSHEAVVDLSGFCKSSFLPLLEFAYTSELTFDFCSMAEVAMLARHLFMSEVLEICENVHKQMEEKQITVYQKGDIQTVESTQNLAEQTEVETQPMDSAEQPELAASAVPVAVNGAPSSAGTEAAAPPQPDLLLPEPAGATPDGLLKPVEQCETTANYVKVQLLESVSCSTVSVAKVEPSAVEAMDTQSEIETYQNESGKANADTASEDSSGMLKQKDGQQSKEQSISVSLPESLASSQDDTYKSKLRQRSVSEGGYIRLHKGIEKKLQNRKTNPKSAIQQVAMKLVQRGKKMKQPKRETMENNEVEAQHKCTECGMVFQRRYALIMHTLKHERSKDYKCPLCKKEFQYGASLRAHLVRHTRKTEVNTTAAGVEETGMSSVKGRTKREFICDICGRTLPKLYSLRIHMLKHTGVKPHACKVCGKTFTYKHGLKMHLALHEVQKQFKCDLCEKSFVTKRSLQEHMSIHTGESKYLCSICGKSFHRASGLSKHIKKHQPKPEVRGYHCTQCEKSFYEARDLRQHMNKHLGVKPFQCQFCGKCYSWKKDWYSHVKSHSVTDPYRCNICGKEFYEKALYRRHVKKATHGKKGRAKQNLERICEHCGRKFTQLREYRRHMNNHEEKVSCNRY; via the exons aTGTCTAGCGAGGAGAGCTACCTGGCCATCCTGCGGTACCTGACCAACGAGCGGGAGCCCTACGCGCCGGGGACAGAGGGCAACGCCAAGCGCAAGATCCGCAAGGCCGCCGCCTGCTACGTGGTGCGCGGCGGCACCTTGTACTACCAGCGGCGGCAGCGCGACCAGCAGCGCTTCGCCGAGCTCGAGGTGGTGCTGCAGGCCGAGCGCCGCGCCCGCCTCATCCGCGCCGCGCACCTGGCGCCCGACGGCGCCCACCGCACCCGCCTGCAGACCTGGCAGGGGCTCTCGCAGAAGTACTGGTGGCGAG gcaTTCTTAAGCAGGTTAAAGATTACATAAAAGAATGCAGCAAGTGCCAGGAAAAGCTAGATCGCTCTAGATCTCTGTCAGATCCTTCTGAAATGCTGGAGGAGCTAGGACTGGATGCAAAATCTCATGAAGACAGTAATGAAACAGATGATGAATTGAATAATGCGACATCAATCCCAGCTGCATCCCCAAAGCCTGTGAAGAAGAAGCCAATAGCAAAGCATGAGCTTGTATTT GTTGACAGTAAGGGCCTTGTGAAGCAGTCATCTTCCAAACATTGTCTGTCAGTCTTAAACCAACTGAATCAGCAGAGGCTTTCCAATCAGTTCTGTGATGTGACTCTGCTGATTGAAGGAGAGGAGTACAAAGCTCACAAATCTGTCTTGGCAGCCAACAGCGAGTACTTCCGAGAGCTCTTCATTGAAAAGGGAGCTGTCTCTAGTCATGAAGCTGTAGTGGATCTGTCAG GGTTCTGCAAGTCCAGTTTCCTGCCTCTATTGGAATTTGCTTATACTTCAGAATTAACTTTTGACTTCTGTAGTATGGCAGAAGTGGCCATGCTCGCCCGGCATCTCTTCATGTCAGAGGTCCTCGAAATCTGTGAAAATGTGCACAAACAGATGGAGGAGAAACAAATCACAGTGTACCAAAAGGGAGATATTCAGACAGTAGAGTCAACACAAAATTTAGCAGAACAAACTGAAGTTGAGACGCAGCCCATGGACAGTGCTGAGCAGCCTGAGCTCGCAGCCAGTGCTGTGCCAGTAGCTGTGAACGgagctccttcctctgctgggacagaggcagcagcaccaccccAGCCTGACCTCCTGCTCCCAGAGCCTGCAGGGGCCACTCCAGATGGTCTTTTGAAGCCCGTGGAGCAGTGTGAAACAACTGCGAATTATGTCAAggtgcagctgctggagagcgTTTCATGTAGCACCGTGTCTGTGGCAAAGGTTGAGCCGTCGGCTGTGGAAGCCATGGACACTCAAAGTGAAATTGAGACATATCAAAATGAAAGTGGTAAAGCAAATGCAGACACTGCTTCTGAAGACTCCTCAGGAATGCTCAAGCAAAAAGATGGCCAGCAGAGTAAAGAACAGAGCATTTCTGTTTCGCTGCCAGAAAGCCTAGCGTCCAGCCAGGATGATACTTACAAAAGCAAGCTTCGCCAGCGTTCTGTTAGTGAAGGGGGATATATCAGATTGCATaaaggaattgaaaaaaaactgcaaaatagAAAGACAAATCCTAAGTCTGCAATACAGCAG GTTGCCATGAAGCTGGtacagagagggaaaaaaatgaaacagccaAAAAGAGAGACCatggaaaataatgaagtaGAAGCTCAGCACAAGTGCACTGAGTGTGGAATGGTGTTCCAGCGGCGCTATGCACTTATAATGCACACATTGAAACATGAAAGATCTAAAGATTATAAATGCCCA ttgtGTAAAAAAGAATTCCAGTATGGTGCCTCCCTGCGAGCCCATCTTGTCCGGCACACTCGGAAGACCGAAGTGAACACCACAGCTGCTGGTGTGGAAGAGACAGGCATGTCTTCGGTGAAAGGGAGAACTAAACGGGAATTTATATGTGATATATGTGGGAGAACTCTACCTAAGCTCTATTCTCTCAGAATACACATGCTCAAACATACAGGTGTGAAACCACATGCATGCAAG gTTTGTGGAAAGACCTTTACGTATAAGCATGGATTAAAAATGCACTTAGCTCTCCATGAAGTACAGAAACAGTTCAAGTGTGACTTGTGTGAAAAGTCTTTTGTCACAAAAAGAAGTCTTCAGGAACACATGAGCATTCATACAG GAGAATCCAAGTATCTTTGCTCCATCTGTGGAAAATCTTTCCATAGGGCATCAGGACTCAGTAAACACATAAAGAAACACCAGCCAAAGCCTGAAGTTCGTGGATATCACTGTACCCA GTGTGAAAAGAGTTTCTATGAAGCTCGAGATCTTCGGCAGCATATGAATAAACATTTAGGTGTGAAGCCATTTCAGTGTCAGTTCTGTGGAAAATGTTACAGTTGGAAGAAAGACTGGTATTCTCATGTAAAGTCTCATTCTGTCACAGACCCTTACAG GTGTAATATATGTGGTAAAGAATTTTATGAGAAAGCTTTGTACAGAAGACACGTCAAGAAAGCCACACATGgtaaaaaaggaagagcaaaacaaaatctggaACGAATTTGTGAGCATTGCGGAAGAAAATTCACACAACTCCGGGAATACAGGAGGCACATGAACAATCATGAAG AGAAAGTGTCCTGTAATAGGTACTAA
- the ZBTB11 gene encoding zinc finger and BTB domain-containing protein 11 isoform X1 — protein sequence MSSEESYLAILRYLTNEREPYAPGTEGNAKRKIRKAAACYVVRGGTLYYQRRQRDQQRFAELEVVLQAERRARLIRAAHLAPDGAHRTRLQTWQGLSQKYWWRGILKQVKDYIKECSKCQEKLDRSRSLSDPSEMLEELGLDAKSHEDSNETDDELNNATSIPAASPKPVKKKPIAKHELVFVDSKGLVKQSSSKHCLSVLNQLNQQRLSNQFCDVTLLIEGEEYKAHKSVLAANSEYFRELFIEKGAVSSHEAVVDLSGFCKSSFLPLLEFAYTSELTFDFCSMAEVAMLARHLFMSEVLEICENVHKQMEEKQITVYQKGDIQTVESTQNLAEQTEVETQPMDSAEQPELAASAVPVAVNGAPSSAGTEAAAPPQPDLLLPEPAGATPDGLLKPVEQCETTANYVKVQLLESVSCSTVSVAKVEPSAVEAMDTQSEIETYQNESGKANADTASEDSSGMLKQKDGQQSKEQSISVSLPESLASSQDDTYKSKLRQRSVSEGGYIRLHKGIEKKLQNRKTNPKSAIQQVAMKLVQRGKKMKQPKRETMENNEVEAQHKCTECGMVFQRRYALIMHTLKHERSKDYKCPLCKKEFQYGASLRAHLVRHTRKTEVNTTAAGVEETGMSSVKGRTKREFICDICGRTLPKLYSLRIHMLKHTGVKPHACKVCGKTFTYKHGLKMHLALHEVQKQFKCDLCEKSFVTKRSLQEHMSIHTGESKYLCSICGKSFHRASGLSKHIKKHQPKPEVRGYHCTQCEKSFYEARDLRQHMNKHLGVKPFQCQFCGKCYSWKKDWYSHVKSHSVTDPYRCNICGKEFYEKALYRRHVKKATHGKKGRAKQNLERICEHCGRKFTQLREYRRHMNNHEGVKPFECLTCGVAWADARSLKRHVRTHTGERPYVCPVCNEAYIDARTLRKHMTKFHRDYVPCKIMLEKDTLQFHNQGTQVEHAISILAADMQEQEAEISVDSSEIETVVVTGETLEAIEAVAASEECTSVSTLSDQSIMQVVNYVLAQQQGQKMAEVTHAIETVEVEVAHVTKVEEI from the exons aTGTCTAGCGAGGAGAGCTACCTGGCCATCCTGCGGTACCTGACCAACGAGCGGGAGCCCTACGCGCCGGGGACAGAGGGCAACGCCAAGCGCAAGATCCGCAAGGCCGCCGCCTGCTACGTGGTGCGCGGCGGCACCTTGTACTACCAGCGGCGGCAGCGCGACCAGCAGCGCTTCGCCGAGCTCGAGGTGGTGCTGCAGGCCGAGCGCCGCGCCCGCCTCATCCGCGCCGCGCACCTGGCGCCCGACGGCGCCCACCGCACCCGCCTGCAGACCTGGCAGGGGCTCTCGCAGAAGTACTGGTGGCGAG gcaTTCTTAAGCAGGTTAAAGATTACATAAAAGAATGCAGCAAGTGCCAGGAAAAGCTAGATCGCTCTAGATCTCTGTCAGATCCTTCTGAAATGCTGGAGGAGCTAGGACTGGATGCAAAATCTCATGAAGACAGTAATGAAACAGATGATGAATTGAATAATGCGACATCAATCCCAGCTGCATCCCCAAAGCCTGTGAAGAAGAAGCCAATAGCAAAGCATGAGCTTGTATTT GTTGACAGTAAGGGCCTTGTGAAGCAGTCATCTTCCAAACATTGTCTGTCAGTCTTAAACCAACTGAATCAGCAGAGGCTTTCCAATCAGTTCTGTGATGTGACTCTGCTGATTGAAGGAGAGGAGTACAAAGCTCACAAATCTGTCTTGGCAGCCAACAGCGAGTACTTCCGAGAGCTCTTCATTGAAAAGGGAGCTGTCTCTAGTCATGAAGCTGTAGTGGATCTGTCAG GGTTCTGCAAGTCCAGTTTCCTGCCTCTATTGGAATTTGCTTATACTTCAGAATTAACTTTTGACTTCTGTAGTATGGCAGAAGTGGCCATGCTCGCCCGGCATCTCTTCATGTCAGAGGTCCTCGAAATCTGTGAAAATGTGCACAAACAGATGGAGGAGAAACAAATCACAGTGTACCAAAAGGGAGATATTCAGACAGTAGAGTCAACACAAAATTTAGCAGAACAAACTGAAGTTGAGACGCAGCCCATGGACAGTGCTGAGCAGCCTGAGCTCGCAGCCAGTGCTGTGCCAGTAGCTGTGAACGgagctccttcctctgctgggacagaggcagcagcaccaccccAGCCTGACCTCCTGCTCCCAGAGCCTGCAGGGGCCACTCCAGATGGTCTTTTGAAGCCCGTGGAGCAGTGTGAAACAACTGCGAATTATGTCAAggtgcagctgctggagagcgTTTCATGTAGCACCGTGTCTGTGGCAAAGGTTGAGCCGTCGGCTGTGGAAGCCATGGACACTCAAAGTGAAATTGAGACATATCAAAATGAAAGTGGTAAAGCAAATGCAGACACTGCTTCTGAAGACTCCTCAGGAATGCTCAAGCAAAAAGATGGCCAGCAGAGTAAAGAACAGAGCATTTCTGTTTCGCTGCCAGAAAGCCTAGCGTCCAGCCAGGATGATACTTACAAAAGCAAGCTTCGCCAGCGTTCTGTTAGTGAAGGGGGATATATCAGATTGCATaaaggaattgaaaaaaaactgcaaaatagAAAGACAAATCCTAAGTCTGCAATACAGCAG GTTGCCATGAAGCTGGtacagagagggaaaaaaatgaaacagccaAAAAGAGAGACCatggaaaataatgaagtaGAAGCTCAGCACAAGTGCACTGAGTGTGGAATGGTGTTCCAGCGGCGCTATGCACTTATAATGCACACATTGAAACATGAAAGATCTAAAGATTATAAATGCCCA ttgtGTAAAAAAGAATTCCAGTATGGTGCCTCCCTGCGAGCCCATCTTGTCCGGCACACTCGGAAGACCGAAGTGAACACCACAGCTGCTGGTGTGGAAGAGACAGGCATGTCTTCGGTGAAAGGGAGAACTAAACGGGAATTTATATGTGATATATGTGGGAGAACTCTACCTAAGCTCTATTCTCTCAGAATACACATGCTCAAACATACAGGTGTGAAACCACATGCATGCAAG gTTTGTGGAAAGACCTTTACGTATAAGCATGGATTAAAAATGCACTTAGCTCTCCATGAAGTACAGAAACAGTTCAAGTGTGACTTGTGTGAAAAGTCTTTTGTCACAAAAAGAAGTCTTCAGGAACACATGAGCATTCATACAG GAGAATCCAAGTATCTTTGCTCCATCTGTGGAAAATCTTTCCATAGGGCATCAGGACTCAGTAAACACATAAAGAAACACCAGCCAAAGCCTGAAGTTCGTGGATATCACTGTACCCA GTGTGAAAAGAGTTTCTATGAAGCTCGAGATCTTCGGCAGCATATGAATAAACATTTAGGTGTGAAGCCATTTCAGTGTCAGTTCTGTGGAAAATGTTACAGTTGGAAGAAAGACTGGTATTCTCATGTAAAGTCTCATTCTGTCACAGACCCTTACAG GTGTAATATATGTGGTAAAGAATTTTATGAGAAAGCTTTGTACAGAAGACACGTCAAGAAAGCCACACATGgtaaaaaaggaagagcaaaacaaaatctggaACGAATTTGTGAGCATTGCGGAAGAAAATTCACACAACTCCGGGAATACAGGAGGCACATGAACAATCATGAAG GCGTGAAGCCATTTGAATGTCTGACTTGCGGAGTGGCCTGGGCTGATGCGCGTTCCTTGAAGCGTCACGTGAGGACGCATACTGGAGAGCGGCCGTACGTCTGCCCGGTGTGCAACGAAGCTTACATAGATGCCCGGACACTGCGGAAGCACATGACCAAGTTTCATAGGGACTACGTACCCTGCAAAATTATGCTGGAAAAAGATACTCTTCAGTTTCATAACCAGGGGACGCAGGTGGAGCACGCCATCAGCATTTTAGCAGCAGACATGCAGGAGCAAGAAGCGGAGATTAGCGTTGATAGTAGTGAGATTGAGACTGTGGTAGTGACAGGGGAGACGCTTGAAGCCATCGAAGCAGTTGCAGCTAGTGAGGAATGTACATCAGTCTCTACTCTCTCTGACCAGAGCATCATGCAGGTGGTAAATTACGTATTGGCGCAACAGCAGGGACAGAAAATGGCTGAAGTGACGCACGCCATTGAAACTGTAGAAGTAGAAGTGGCCCATGTTACGAAGGTGGAGGAAATATAG
- the PCNP gene encoding PEST proteolytic signal-containing nuclear protein isoform X2, protein MPGRRRKMADGRAEGEKAKRPQPGGGPEEEAEKPVKTKTVSSSNGGESSSRSAEKRAANEEAEDFTTKPAPAKMSKFGFSIGSQTAKKTSAISIKLGANSEPEEMPPEAKMRMKNIGRDTPTSAGPNSFNKGKHGFSDNQKLWERNIKSHLGNVHDQENN, encoded by the exons ATGCCCGGGAGGCGGAGGAAAATGGCGGACGGCAGAGCCGAGGGGGAGAAGGCGAAGAGGCCGCAGCCAGGAGGAG GACctgaagaagaggcagaaaaaccTGTGAAAACTAAGACTGTTTCTTCCAGTAATGGAGGAGAAAGTTCGAGTCGCAGCGCAGAGAAACGGGCAGCTAATGAAGAAGCTGAAGACTTCACCACAAAGCCTGCTCCTGCCAAAATGTCCAAGTTTGGATTTTCCATAGGCAGTCAGACAGCAAAGAAGACATCTGCAATATCCATCAAACTAGGAGCAAAT AGCGAACCAGAAGAAATGCCTCCGGAAGCCAAAATGCGCATGAAGAATATTGGAAG GGATACACCAACCTCAGCAGGACCAAATTCCTTCAATAAAGGAAAGCATGGTTTTTCTGACAACCAGAAGCTATGGGAACGAAATATAAAATCTCATCTTGGAAATGTCCATGACCAAGAAAATAACTAA
- the PCNP gene encoding PEST proteolytic signal-containing nuclear protein isoform X1 produces the protein MPGRRRKMADGRAEGEKAKRPQPGGGPEEEAEKPVKTKTVSSSNGGESSSRSAEKRAANEEAEDFTTKPAPAKMSKFGFSIGSQTAKKTSAISIKLGANKPKEPVPTLAPKTLSVAAAFNEDEDSEPEEMPPEAKMRMKNIGRDTPTSAGPNSFNKGKHGFSDNQKLWERNIKSHLGNVHDQENN, from the exons ATGCCCGGGAGGCGGAGGAAAATGGCGGACGGCAGAGCCGAGGGGGAGAAGGCGAAGAGGCCGCAGCCAGGAGGAG GACctgaagaagaggcagaaaaaccTGTGAAAACTAAGACTGTTTCTTCCAGTAATGGAGGAGAAAGTTCGAGTCGCAGCGCAGAGAAACGGGCAGCTAATGAAGAAGCTGAAGACTTCACCACAAAGCCTGCTCCTGCCAAAATGTCCAAGTTTGGATTTTCCATAGGCAGTCAGACAGCAAAGAAGACATCTGCAATATCCATCAAACTAGGAGCAAAT AAGCCTAAAGAGCCTGTTCCAACCCTTGCTCCAAAAACCCTTTCCGTAGCAGCAGCTTTCAATGAAGATGAAGAT AGCGAACCAGAAGAAATGCCTCCGGAAGCCAAAATGCGCATGAAGAATATTGGAAG GGATACACCAACCTCAGCAGGACCAAATTCCTTCAATAAAGGAAAGCATGGTTTTTCTGACAACCAGAAGCTATGGGAACGAAATATAAAATCTCATCTTGGAAATGTCCATGACCAAGAAAATAACTAA
- the PCNP gene encoding PEST proteolytic signal-containing nuclear protein isoform X3, whose amino-acid sequence MLFEVAAPINLLSKSSSSCNGGESSSRSAEKRAANEEAEDFTTKPAPAKMSKFGFSIGSQTAKKTSAISIKLGANKPKEPVPTLAPKTLSVAAAFNEDEDSEPEEMPPEAKMRMKNIGRDTPTSAGPNSFNKGKHGFSDNQKLWERNIKSHLGNVHDQENN is encoded by the exons ATGCTTTTTGAGGTTGCTGCTCCCATCAATCTGCTCAGTAAAAGTAGCTCATCTTG TAATGGAGGAGAAAGTTCGAGTCGCAGCGCAGAGAAACGGGCAGCTAATGAAGAAGCTGAAGACTTCACCACAAAGCCTGCTCCTGCCAAAATGTCCAAGTTTGGATTTTCCATAGGCAGTCAGACAGCAAAGAAGACATCTGCAATATCCATCAAACTAGGAGCAAAT AAGCCTAAAGAGCCTGTTCCAACCCTTGCTCCAAAAACCCTTTCCGTAGCAGCAGCTTTCAATGAAGATGAAGAT AGCGAACCAGAAGAAATGCCTCCGGAAGCCAAAATGCGCATGAAGAATATTGGAAG GGATACACCAACCTCAGCAGGACCAAATTCCTTCAATAAAGGAAAGCATGGTTTTTCTGACAACCAGAAGCTATGGGAACGAAATATAAAATCTCATCTTGGAAATGTCCATGACCAAGAAAATAACTAA